CCTTGATGTGGCCGACGATTTTCTTCGCCAGTTCCTTGTCGATGCCTTCCTTCAGAACAGCGTCCTGCTTCATCAGTTTGCCCGAAGCGAAGGAGTCTTTGACCTCGAGGCACTGCACGTCGATCTTGCGCTTGACCAGGGCCAGCTTGAGGATCTCGATCATCGCTTCCAGCTGGAAATCGGCTTCAGCGGTCAGGTGGACGGTCAGGTCCTTTTCCTTGAATTCGAAGCTGCCCTTGCCTTTCAGGTCATAACGACGATCGAGTTCCTTCACGGCGTTCTCGACCGCGTTGGTGAGTTCGTGTTTGTCCAGTTCGGATACCACGTCGAACGACGGCATGTAATCTCTCCAATAAAAAGGCGCGCTCGTTCAGGACGCGGCGCGCTTGGCTTGCGGTTAAAATCGGGCTCATTATAACGGGTCTTTTCCCACCGACACGGCGAGCCTTGCATGCCTGTACCTTACCGAGTGAAAAACTGATGTCCACCCCCTGGCACATCCTCGGCGCCGGAAGTCTCGGCACCCTTTGGGCCACGCGTCTGGCCCGGGCCGGATTGCCGGTCCGGCTGATCCTGCGCGATATCGACCGCTTGCATGACTATGCGACGGCGGGCGGCCTGACCCTGGTGGAACAAGGCGTGGCCAGCAGTTATGCCATCCCCGGCGAAACCCCGGACAGTCCCGGACCGATCCGTCGTCTGCTGGTGGCGTGCAAGGCCTACGATGCCGAAAGTGCCGTGGCCGGCATCACTCATCGACTGGCGCCGGATGCAGAACTGATTCTTCTGCAAAACGGCCTCGGCAGCCAGGAAGCAGTCGCCGCGCAAGTCCCGCAGGCTCGTTGCATCAGCGCCTCCAGCACCGAAGGCGCGTTTCGCGATGGCGACTGGCGCGTGGTATTCGCCGGCCACGGTTACACCTGGCTCGGCGATGCCGGTCATCCCGTGGCACCGTTCTGGCTGGATGACCTTGAAGCGGCAAAGATTCCTCATGAATGGAGCGCGGACATCCTCACCCGACTGTGGCGAAAACTGGCGCTCAACTGTGCGATCAATCCGCTGACGGTGTTGCACGACTGCCGTAACGGCGGATTGCAGGAACACCACTGCGAAGTTGCCACCCTGTGCGCCGAACTGACCGAGTTGCTTGAACGTTGCGGCCAGCCTGCAGCGGCGGACAACCTGCAACAGGAAGTCGAACGGGTAATCCAGGCCACGGCGGCGAATTTCTCTTCCATGTACCAGGACGTGGCCAACAAACGCCGCACCGAAATCAGCTATTTGCTCGGGCATGCCTGCAAGGTTGCAGAGCGCCATCAATTGAACCTGCCGCATCTGAAACAATTGCAGCAACGGCTGACAGCCCATCTGCACAGTCTCGGATTGCCCGTGGACTGAGCAGCGGCTACGCTGCCCACTTGTTCCTTTGTTGCGATAAGCCCGATGCCATTGCGCCAGCGCCTCGAAAACCTGCCGGTCGGCCAGAAACTGCTGGCCGCCCTGCTGGTGCTGTTGACCACCGTGTTACTGGTCGCCAACCTGACCTTCATCAGCGCGGCCTATTACATTTCCCAGGAAAGCATGGCGCCCCAGGCGCTGCAGACCATTGGCCGTCTGGTGGCGAACCCGAGCCTGATTGCCGAGGCGCTGCAATCACCGCAGAGCGCCGAACGCTTGCTCAAGGAGCTCGACAGCTATTCGCCACTGCGGGCCGCCGCGCTGTACGACGGCAAGGGCGACCGTATTGCGCAGGTACAACGCGGCGACAAACTCAACCTGCCGGAGCGCTACCGGCACATCGAAGCCTGGCAACTCACCGAGTTTCGCAGCAATCAATTGATCACCCTGCCCCGCCCCGGCACTGCGCCGGGTCATCTGCTGCTGGTGGCCAGCAGCGAACTGCCGATGGCGTTCTACACCGGTACCCTGACGGCGAGTCTGGGAATCCTGATTTTCAGCGTGCTGTTGTGGCTGGTGATCGCCCGTCAGATCAAGCGCCTGATCACCCGGCCGATCCACGAACTCGAAGAGCTGTCCCGCCAAGTCACCCGCGAGGAGAACTACGCCCTGCGCGCTTCCCGTGGCAACCACGACGAAATCGGCAGTCTGGCCGAGGCCTTCAACACCATGCTTTCACGCATCGAGGCCCGGGAGCAGCAGCTCAAGCGCGCCCGCGATGACTCGCAAGCCGCCTACGATCAGGCACAGGGGCTGGCTGAAGAAACCCGCCACACCAACCGCAAGCTGGAGCTGGAAGTCCAGGTGCGCAGCAAGATCGAGAAGAAACTCACGGGCTTCCAGAACTACCTCAACAGCATCATCGACTCCATGCCCTCGGCGCTGATCGCCCTCGACGAGCAGCTCTACGTCACGCAGTGGAACCAGGAAGCCAGCGCCCTCTCCGGCACCCGGCTGGACGAAGCACTGAATCAGCCGATCTTCCTCGCGTTCGAACCGCTCAAGCCGTTCCTGCCGCAGCTCAAGCAGACCGTCGAACAACACACCGTGGCGAAAATCGAGCGGGTGACCTGGTTCAAGGACGACGAACCCAAGCATTACGCCCTGACCTTCTACCCGCTGATGGGCGGTGCCGGGCGTGGTGTGGTGATCCGGATCGACGACATCACCCAGCGCCTGTCGCTGGAAGACATGATGGTGCAGTCGGAAAAAATGCTCTCGGTCGGCGGCCTCGCGGCCGGCATGGCCCACGAGATCAACAACCCGCTGGGCGCGATCCTGCACAACGTGCAGAACATTCGCCGGCGTCTGTCGCCCGACCTGCCGAAAAACCTCGAACAGGCCGAACAACTGGGCATCGAACTGGATACCGTGAACCGTTACCTGCAAGGCCGGGAAGTCCCGCAACTGCTCGACGGTATTCAGCAGGCCGGGGCCCGGGCGGCAAAAATCGTCACCCACATGCTCAGTTTCAGCCGCCGCAGCACCCGGCAGATGGCACCGTGCGACCTGCCGGCGCTGATCGATCAGGCCGTGGAAATCGCCGGCAACGACTTCGACCTGGCCATCGGTTTCGACTTCAAGGGTCAGGCGATCATCCGTCAATTCGACCCGGCGTTGGGACCTGTGCCAGGGACCGCCAACGAGCTGGAACAAGTGCTGCTCAACCTGCTGAAAAACGCTGCCCAGGCAATCCATTTGCGCGAAGACGACAGCGAGCCGGGTCGGATTATTCTGCGCACGAAGCTCAATCCGCCGTGGGCCGAGATTCAGGTCGAGGACAACGGCATCGGCATGAGCGAGAACGTGCGCAAACGCACCTTCGAGCCGTTCTTCACTACCAAGGAAATCGGCCAGGGCACGGGGCTCGGGCTCTCGGTGTCGTACTTCATCATCACCAACAATCACAAAGGGCAGATGGAAGTGCAGTCGGCACCGGGGCAAGGCACCTGCTTCACCCTGCGCCTGCCGCTCGCGCAACCGGCACCCATTGCCGCCGAAACCAATCAACTACCGAGGTAAACCATGGGCTTTCGCTTGTCGAAGATCTACACCCGCACCGGCGACAAAGGCGAAACCGGCCTCGGCGATGGTCGCCGCGTCCCCAAGGATCACCCGCGCATTGAGGCCATTGGCGAGGTCGACACATTGAACAGTCAGGTCGGCGTGCTGCTGGCCGGGTTGATCGCCGAACGCGAAAACTGCCCTGGACTCAATGAACTGATCGACGTGTTGGCGCCCTGCCAACACCGCTTGTTCGATCTCGGTGGCGAACTGGCGATGCCGGAATATCAGGCGCTGAACACGGCAGAAATCGAACGGCTGGAAGCCGCCATCGATGTCTGGAACGAGGAATTGGGGCCGCTGGAGAACTTCATTCTGCCCGGCGGTTCGATGCTGATTGCCCAGGCCCATGTCTGCCGCAGTCTGGCGCGCAGTGCCGAGCGGCGTTGTCAGCATTTGAATGCGATCGAACCGTTGGCCGGGGTTGGCCTGGCTTACATCAATCGCTTGTCGGATTTGTTGTTTGTGGCGGCGAGGTTGATTGCGCGGCGTCAGGGGATTGCAGAAATCCTGTGGCAACCGGCAGCAAAACCCACAGAAAAGTAGCGCCTGACAAACCGCCTTCGCGAGCAGGCTCGCTCCCACAGGGGAATGTATTCCTATAGTTGGAATGCAATCAAATGTGGGAGCGAGCCTGCTCGCGAAGGGGCCAGATGCGTCAATGCTAAATCAAGCTTCTGGCCAGAACGCCCGAATCCCCGCCACACCCTGAGCCCCGGCATTCCACGCTTTCTCGCGCTCAGCCGGGCCGACGCCACCCAACAGAAACACCGGTTTGCTGAAGCCTTCGATCAGTGTCGAAGCCTGCTCCCAGCCCAACGGCTGCGCATCCGGGTGAGTCAGGGTCGGCTGCACCGGCGACAGGGTGACGAAATCCACGCCCATCTGCTCGGCCAGCGCCAGTTCTTCAGCATTGTGGCAGGACGCCGCCAGCCAGCGCTCCGCCGGTAGCGGACGCCCCGCCGCCGCGTACTTGCGCAGTTGCGCCGAAGTGATGTGCCAACCGGCGGACGGGAAATCCCCCAGCCACTCGAATGGGCCCTTGATCATCAACTGCGCCTTGCCGGCACACAGGCCGACCGCGTCCACCGCCAGATCGCGGTATTTCGGGTCATAGCCATTGGGCGCACGCAGCTGGATCAGCTTGATGCCACCGGCAATCGCCTTCTGGATGCCGCGCAGCAGGGCCGGGGCTTCCAGGTCTTCCGGGGTGATCAGGTATTCAGCGGGCAGACGCGCCGCCGCGACGATCGGTTGGTTGGCCGCCGGGAACTCGTAGCTCGTCAGTTCCTTCGCCGACACCCAGGCCAACGGTTGGCCTTCGGCGCCGTGGGGTTCGCCGGTGAAGCTCGAGACTTCCCAGACATCCAGCAACACCTGTTTGTCCGGGTAATCGTGGCGCACTTTGATCAGCGGTCGGGCGGCGCCGACGACAATGCCCAATTCTTCGTGCAGCTCACGGGCCAGCGCGGTCTGCACCGACTCGTCGGCTTCGACCTTGCCACCGGGAAACTCCCAGAGACCACCCTGATGCTGAGTGTCAGCCCGGCGGGCGATCAGGATTTTGCCGCTGTCGTCACGAATGACGGCAGCAGCGACGTGTACACGTTTCACGACTGCAATTCCTCCAGTCCGGCCTTTTGCCAGGCCTTGAAGGCCGGCCATTGGTAGACGGTTTCAACATAGGCTTCATCTTCAGCAGGCAGCTGCACCTGATAGGTACGCAGACGTACGGCAATCGGTGCGAAGAACGCATCCGCCAACGACACGCGACCAAACAGGAACGGCCCCGGCTCGGTGGCAACAGCACGGCATTCAGCCCACAGAGCCAGCGTACGCTCGACATCAACCTTCACTTCCGGCGGTACCGGATTGAGCGGTGCATCGTGGCTCAGGTTGAACGGCATGTGATTGCGCATGGCGAAAAAGCCGCTGTGCATCTGCGCACAGGCAGAACGCGCCTGGGCGCGGGCCGCAATATCGGTCGGCCAGAGCTGTTCGGATGGAAACTGTTCGGCCAGGTATTCGGCAATCGCCAGAGAATCGGCGATGGTGCCTCGTGCGGTGGTCAGCAGCGGCACCTTTCCGGTGGGCGAATGCTTGAGCAGGCGCTCGCGGGTGTCGGGTTTGCCGAGCTTGATCAGTTCTTCGGTGTAGGGTGCGCCGGTCAGCTCAAGCGCCAGTGCCGCGCGCAGGGACCAGGAGGAAAGCAGTTTGTCGCCGATGATCAGGTGAAGGCTCATGTTCGGGTCCTTTCATGGGACAGAAGAAAAGGAGGTCCGCAGACCTCCCTCTTCGGCAGGGATCAGGTGCGGTATTCGGCGTTGATCTTCACGTACTCGTGGGACAGGTCGGTGGTCCAGATGGTTTCGCTGCAATCGCCGCGACCCAGTTCGATACGGATGGTGATCTCTTCCTGCTGCATCACTGCCGAGCCCTGGGCTTCGGTGTAGGTCGCAGCGCGGGCGCCACGGCTGGCGATGCACACTTCGCCGAGGAACACGTCGATCTTGCTCACATCCAGATCCGGCACGCCGGCACGGCCGACAGCGGCGAGGATGCGGCCCCAGTTAGGGTCGGAGGCGAACAGTGCCGTCTTGATCAGCGGCGAGTGGGCCACGGTGTAGCCGACGTCCAAGCATTCCTGGTGATTGCCGCCGCCGTTGACTTCAACGGTCACGAACTTGGTCGCGCCTTCGCCGTCACGCACGATGGCCTGGGCCACGTCCATGCACACCTCGAACACGGCCTGTTTCAGCTTGGCGAACAGCTCGCCTTCGGCACGGGTGATTTCCGGCAGCGCAGCCTTGCCGGTAGCGATCAGCATGCAGCAGTCGTTGGTCGAGGTGTCGCCGTCGATGGTGATGCGGTTGAACGACTTGTTGGCGCCGTCCAGCATCAGGTTGTGCAACACGTCGCGAGAGACTTTGGCGTCGGTGGCGATGTAGCCGAGCATGGTCGCCATGTTCGGACGGATCATGCCCGCGCCCTTGCTGATGCCGGTGACGGTGATGGTCACGCCGTCATGCTGGAACTGGCGGCTGGCACCCTTTGGCAGGGTGTCGGTGGTCATGATGCCGGTGGCGGCGGCTTCCCAGTTGTTTTCCGACAAGTCGTCCAGCGCGGCCTGCAAGGCGCCTTCGATCTTCTCGACCGGCAGCGGCTCGCCGATCACACCGGTGGAGTACGGCAGGATCTGGCTGGCATCCACGCCGGTCAGTTCAGCCAGTCTGGCGGTGGTCCGCTCGGCGGCAGCCAGGCCCGGTTCGCCGGTGCCGGCGTTGGCATTGCCGGTGTTGGTCAGCAGGTAGCGCACAGCGTTCTGCACGCGCTTCTTGGCCAGGATCACCGGCGCTGCACAGAAAGCGTTCAACGTGAACACGCCCGCCACGGTCGAACCTTCGGCGCAACGCATCACGACGACATCCTTGCGCCCAGGGCGCTTGATGCCGGCCGAAGCGATACCGAGTTCAAAACCGGCAACCGGGTGCAACGTTGGCAAAGGACCAAGACCAACAGCCATGAATGCGCTCCTTACTCAATGATGTCAGCACCGCCAAGCGTAGTGGCGGTGGTGTAAATGGCAAAACGCCGCGACGGCTGGTGCCGGTCGCGGCGCGGGTATTTCAGCGATTGAAACGGGTTTTACTGGATCTGCCCGTGGCAATGCTTGAATTTCTTGCCCGAACCGCAGTAGCACAGTTCGTTGCGGCCCAGCTTCTGCTCGTTGCGAACCGGTGCGGTGGCCAGGGCCACATCGACCTCTTCACCGACCAGTGCTTCCGGCTGCTCCAGACCCGGGGCTTCGGCGTGTTCGAACTGCATGCGAGCGGCCAGTGCCTCGGCTTCCTGACGCAGACGCGCCTCTTCCTCGGCCGGATCTTCGCGGCGAACCTGAACGTGCGACAGCACACGGATCGAGTCGCGCTTGATCGAATCCAGCAGCTCGGAGAACAGCGTGAAGGACTCGCGCTTGTATTCCTGCTTCGGGTTCTTCTGTGCATAACCACGCAGGTGGATGCCGTGACGCAGGTGATCCATGGTCGACAGGTGGTCTTTCCACAGGTCGTCCAGCACGCGCAGCACGATTTGCTTCTCGAAGGAGCGCAGTGCGTCGGCACCGGCCTGGTCTTCTTTCTCGTTGTACGCGGCGATCAGCTCGTTCATCAGCTTCTCGCGCAGGGTTTCTTCGTACAGGTGATCGTCTTCGTCGAGCCATTGCTGGATCGGCAGCTTCACGCCGAAGTCGCTGGCAATCGCGGCTTCCAGACCGGCCACGTCCCACTGCTCAGGCAGCGATTGCGGAGGAATGTGCGCGCTGACGGTGGCGTTCAGGACGTCCTGACGGAAGTCGGCGATGGTTTCGCCGATGTTGTCGGCGGCCAGCAACGTGTTGCGCATGTGATAGATCACTTTACGCTGCTCGTTGTTGACGTCGTCGAACTCCAGCAGTTGTTTACGGATGTCGAAGTTGCGACCTTCAACCTTGCGCTGAGCCTTCTCGATAGCGTTGGTCACCATGCGGTGCTCGATCGCTTCGCCAGGCTGCATGCCCAGGGCCTTCATGAAGTTCTTCACCCGGTCGGAGGCGAAGATGCGCATCAGGCTGTCTTCCAGCGACAGGTAGAAGCGGCTGGAACCGGCGTCGCCCTGACGGCCGGCACGGCCACGCAGCTGGTTGTCGATACGACGGGATTCGTGACGCTCGGACGCGATCACCTGCAGACCGCCGGACTCCAGCACTTGCTGGTGACGCTTCTGCCAGTCGGCCTTGATCTGGGCAATCTGCTCAGGGGTCGGGTTTTCCAGCGACGCGACTTCAACTTCCCAGTTGCCGCCCAACAGGATGTCGGTACCACGACCGGCCATGTTGGTGGCGATGGTCAGGGCGCCCGGACGACCGGCCTGTGCAATGATTTCAGCTTCTTTTTCGTGGAACTTGGCGTTCAGAACCTTGTGTTCGATACCTTCCTTCACGAGCAATGCGGACATGTGCTCGGAAGTTTCGATGGTCGCAGTACCCACCAGCACCGGACGGCCGGCTGCCATGCTTTCCTTGATGTCATTGACGATCGCCGCGTATTTCTCTTCGGCGGTCAGGAACACCAGGTCGTTGTAGTCCTTACGGGCCAACGGCTTGTTGGTCGGGATCACGATGACCGGCAGGTTGTAAATCTGATGGAATTCGAACGCTTCGGTGTCCGCAGTACCGGTCATGCCGGACAGTTTTTCGTACAGACGGAAGTAGTTCTGGAACGTGGTCGAGGCCAGGGTCTGGCTTTCGGCCTGGATGTTCAGATTTTCCTTGGCTTCGATGGCCTGGTGCAGGCCTTCGGACAGACGACGGCCCGGCATGGTACGGCCGGTGTGTTCGTCGACCAGTACGACCTGACCGTCCTGCACGATGTATTCGACGTTGCGGTTGAACAGTTTGTGCGCACGCAGGCCGGCGTAGACGTGAGTCAGCAGGCTCAGGTTGTGCGCCGAGTACAGGCTCTCGCCCTCGGCCAGCAGACCGATGCTGGTCAGCTGGTCTTCGATGAACTGGTGACCGGCTTCGTTGAGTTCGACCTGACGGGTCTTCTCGTCGACGGTGAAGTGACCTTCCTGGGTGACTTCACCCTCGACTTCTTCAACGTGCAGCTTGAGTTTCGGGATCAGCTTGTTGATCTCGATGTACAGCTTGGAGCTGTCCTCGGCCTGACCGGAAATGATCAGCGGAGTACGCGCTTCGTCGATGAGGATGGAGTCGACTTCGTCGATCACGGCAAAGTTGAGTTCGCGCTGGAATTTCTCTTCCATGCTGAACGCCATGTTGTCGCGCAGGTAGTCGAAACCGAATTCGTTGTTGGTGCCATAGGTGATGTCGGCGGCGTAGGCGGCACGCTTCTCTTCCGGCGGCTGGAACGGCGTCACGATGCCGACGGTCAGGCCGAGGAATTCATACAGCGGACGCATCCAGTTGGCGTCACGGCGGGCCAGGTAGTCGTTCACGGTCACAACGTGCACGCCCTTGCCGGACAGCGCGTTGAGGTAAACGCCCAGGGTACCCACCAGGGTCTTGCCTTCACCGGTACGCATTTCGGCGATCCGGCCTTCATGCAGCGTCATGCCGCCGATCAGCTGGACGTCGAAGTGGCGCATGCCCATGACGCGCTTGCCGGCTTCGCGGGCGACCGCAAAGGCTTCCGGCAACAGCTTGTCGAGGGTCTCCCCCTTGGCAATGCGGTCCTTGAACTCTGCGGTCTTGGCGCGCAGTTGATCGTCCGAGAGGGCGACCATCTTCTCTTCGAAGGCATTGACGAGCTGCACCGTCTTGAGCATGCGTTTGACTTCACGCTCGTTCTTGCTTCCAAAAAGTTTCTTTAACAAAGGCGCAAACATATCGGCAGGATCTTCCACACTAAAGGGATGGAGGGCGGCCCCGTGAGTCGCCCGTGCAGCCCTCATGGCCGCATGCGAACGAGCATTCTACCCGGAAACGGTGGTGAGGAAAGTGGCGATATTCCACGATGCTGGCACTGCGCTTTGACGGGGCTCACTTAAAATAGGGGCGTTTTGCTCAACTTCAAGCCATTGGCGGCAGAAGTTAGTCGTTGATTTAATGGGCAAAGCAGGGACAAAAGCAATGGGCGAGTGAAATGGGGCCCATCTGCTACCATGGCGCCTTTGCAACTTCAGGTGTTGGATCATGGCATTTCGCCCTCTTACAGCCAGAGCGCCCGCCGTTCTGCTACGCGAAGCCAGGCCGTTGAAAGCCATCCTCGGCCATGCTCAACGCCTGGCCCATCTGCA
This genomic window from Pseudomonas kribbensis contains:
- a CDS encoding YajQ family cyclic di-GMP-binding protein, which codes for MPSFDVVSELDKHELTNAVENAVKELDRRYDLKGKGSFEFKEKDLTVHLTAEADFQLEAMIEILKLALVKRKIDVQCLEVKDSFASGKLMKQDAVLKEGIDKELAKKIVGHIKEAKLKVQAAIQGEQVRVTGKKRDDLQEAIAALRAKEFGMPLQFNNFRD
- a CDS encoding glutathione S-transferase family protein; this encodes MSLHLIIGDKLLSSWSLRAALALELTGAPYTEELIKLGKPDTRERLLKHSPTGKVPLLTTARGTIADSLAIAEYLAEQFPSEQLWPTDIAARAQARSACAQMHSGFFAMRNHMPFNLSHDAPLNPVPPEVKVDVERTLALWAECRAVATEPGPFLFGRVSLADAFFAPIAVRLRTYQVQLPAEDEAYVETVYQWPAFKAWQKAGLEELQS
- the argJ gene encoding bifunctional glutamate N-acetyltransferase/amino-acid acetyltransferase ArgJ, producing MAVGLGPLPTLHPVAGFELGIASAGIKRPGRKDVVVMRCAEGSTVAGVFTLNAFCAAPVILAKKRVQNAVRYLLTNTGNANAGTGEPGLAAAERTTARLAELTGVDASQILPYSTGVIGEPLPVEKIEGALQAALDDLSENNWEAAATGIMTTDTLPKGASRQFQHDGVTITVTGISKGAGMIRPNMATMLGYIATDAKVSRDVLHNLMLDGANKSFNRITIDGDTSTNDCCMLIATGKAALPEITRAEGELFAKLKQAVFEVCMDVAQAIVRDGEGATKFVTVEVNGGGNHQECLDVGYTVAHSPLIKTALFASDPNWGRILAAVGRAGVPDLDVSKIDVFLGEVCIASRGARAATYTEAQGSAVMQQEEITIRIELGRGDCSETIWTTDLSHEYVKINAEYRT
- a CDS encoding Nudix family hydrolase encodes the protein MKRVHVAAAVIRDDSGKILIARRADTQHQGGLWEFPGGKVEADESVQTALARELHEELGIVVGAARPLIKVRHDYPDKQVLLDVWEVSSFTGEPHGAEGQPLAWVSAKELTSYEFPAANQPIVAAARLPAEYLITPEDLEAPALLRGIQKAIAGGIKLIQLRAPNGYDPKYRDLAVDAVGLCAGKAQLMIKGPFEWLGDFPSAGWHITSAQLRKYAAAGRPLPAERWLAASCHNAEELALAEQMGVDFVTLSPVQPTLTHPDAQPLGWEQASTLIEGFSKPVFLLGGVGPAEREKAWNAGAQGVAGIRAFWPEA
- a CDS encoding putative 2-dehydropantoate 2-reductase, which encodes MSTPWHILGAGSLGTLWATRLARAGLPVRLILRDIDRLHDYATAGGLTLVEQGVASSYAIPGETPDSPGPIRRLLVACKAYDAESAVAGITHRLAPDAELILLQNGLGSQEAVAAQVPQARCISASSTEGAFRDGDWRVVFAGHGYTWLGDAGHPVAPFWLDDLEAAKIPHEWSADILTRLWRKLALNCAINPLTVLHDCRNGGLQEHHCEVATLCAELTELLERCGQPAAADNLQQEVERVIQATAANFSSMYQDVANKRRTEISYLLGHACKVAERHQLNLPHLKQLQQRLTAHLHSLGLPVD
- a CDS encoding cob(I)yrinic acid a,c-diamide adenosyltransferase, translating into MGFRLSKIYTRTGDKGETGLGDGRRVPKDHPRIEAIGEVDTLNSQVGVLLAGLIAERENCPGLNELIDVLAPCQHRLFDLGGELAMPEYQALNTAEIERLEAAIDVWNEELGPLENFILPGGSMLIAQAHVCRSLARSAERRCQHLNAIEPLAGVGLAYINRLSDLLFVAARLIARRQGIAEILWQPAAKPTEK
- a CDS encoding sensor histidine kinase translates to MPLRQRLENLPVGQKLLAALLVLLTTVLLVANLTFISAAYYISQESMAPQALQTIGRLVANPSLIAEALQSPQSAERLLKELDSYSPLRAAALYDGKGDRIAQVQRGDKLNLPERYRHIEAWQLTEFRSNQLITLPRPGTAPGHLLLVASSELPMAFYTGTLTASLGILIFSVLLWLVIARQIKRLITRPIHELEELSRQVTREENYALRASRGNHDEIGSLAEAFNTMLSRIEAREQQLKRARDDSQAAYDQAQGLAEETRHTNRKLELEVQVRSKIEKKLTGFQNYLNSIIDSMPSALIALDEQLYVTQWNQEASALSGTRLDEALNQPIFLAFEPLKPFLPQLKQTVEQHTVAKIERVTWFKDDEPKHYALTFYPLMGGAGRGVVIRIDDITQRLSLEDMMVQSEKMLSVGGLAAGMAHEINNPLGAILHNVQNIRRRLSPDLPKNLEQAEQLGIELDTVNRYLQGREVPQLLDGIQQAGARAAKIVTHMLSFSRRSTRQMAPCDLPALIDQAVEIAGNDFDLAIGFDFKGQAIIRQFDPALGPVPGTANELEQVLLNLLKNAAQAIHLREDDSEPGRIILRTKLNPPWAEIQVEDNGIGMSENVRKRTFEPFFTTKEIGQGTGLGLSVSYFIITNNHKGQMEVQSAPGQGTCFTLRLPLAQPAPIAAETNQLPR
- the secA gene encoding preprotein translocase subunit SecA, giving the protein MFAPLLKKLFGSKNEREVKRMLKTVQLVNAFEEKMVALSDDQLRAKTAEFKDRIAKGETLDKLLPEAFAVAREAGKRVMGMRHFDVQLIGGMTLHEGRIAEMRTGEGKTLVGTLGVYLNALSGKGVHVVTVNDYLARRDANWMRPLYEFLGLTVGIVTPFQPPEEKRAAYAADITYGTNNEFGFDYLRDNMAFSMEEKFQRELNFAVIDEVDSILIDEARTPLIISGQAEDSSKLYIEINKLIPKLKLHVEEVEGEVTQEGHFTVDEKTRQVELNEAGHQFIEDQLTSIGLLAEGESLYSAHNLSLLTHVYAGLRAHKLFNRNVEYIVQDGQVVLVDEHTGRTMPGRRLSEGLHQAIEAKENLNIQAESQTLASTTFQNYFRLYEKLSGMTGTADTEAFEFHQIYNLPVIVIPTNKPLARKDYNDLVFLTAEEKYAAIVNDIKESMAAGRPVLVGTATIETSEHMSALLVKEGIEHKVLNAKFHEKEAEIIAQAGRPGALTIATNMAGRGTDILLGGNWEVEVASLENPTPEQIAQIKADWQKRHQQVLESGGLQVIASERHESRRIDNQLRGRAGRQGDAGSSRFYLSLEDSLMRIFASDRVKNFMKALGMQPGEAIEHRMVTNAIEKAQRKVEGRNFDIRKQLLEFDDVNNEQRKVIYHMRNTLLAADNIGETIADFRQDVLNATVSAHIPPQSLPEQWDVAGLEAAIASDFGVKLPIQQWLDEDDHLYEETLREKLMNELIAAYNEKEDQAGADALRSFEKQIVLRVLDDLWKDHLSTMDHLRHGIHLRGYAQKNPKQEYKRESFTLFSELLDSIKRDSIRVLSHVQVRREDPAEEEARLRQEAEALAARMQFEHAEAPGLEQPEALVGEEVDVALATAPVRNEQKLGRNELCYCGSGKKFKHCHGQIQ